A window of Mucilaginibacter paludis DSM 18603 contains these coding sequences:
- a CDS encoding helix-turn-helix domain-containing protein encodes MSKHTFEEKLDVVSQVRKGKPILRISRERHIREGMILEWVRKYDLYGESGLLKQPNVKPTPDFKEEVVRLVIEKKVPLNQVVLEYRLSKTALERWVRSVRVEGYAVLYQQKNPGRPPKCMGRSKKLEPETEVEKLQAENSRLRAENALLKKVTALVKEKEARERMSGQKPSKN; translated from the coding sequence ATGTCAAAGCACACATTTGAAGAGAAACTTGATGTAGTTTCTCAAGTAAGAAAGGGAAAGCCGATTCTACGGATATCCCGCGAACGCCATATCCGTGAAGGCATGATATTGGAATGGGTTCGGAAATATGATCTTTATGGCGAAAGTGGGCTGCTCAAACAACCTAACGTCAAGCCCACGCCTGATTTCAAAGAAGAAGTTGTAAGGCTTGTCATAGAAAAAAAAGTACCTTTAAATCAGGTTGTTCTGGAATATAGATTAAGCAAGACTGCTTTAGAGCGCTGGGTAAGATCAGTACGGGTTGAGGGATATGCAGTACTATACCAGCAAAAGAATCCTGGACGACCACCTAAATGCATGGGAAGATCAAAGAAGCTTGAACCTGAAACAGAAGTAGAGAAGCTCCAGGCGGAAAATAGCCGTTTGCGGGCGGAGAACGCACTATTAAAAAAAGTCACGGCCTTAGTCAAGGAAAAAGAAGCCCGCGAACGCATGAGTGGGCAAAAGCCATCGAAGAACTAA
- a CDS encoding class I fructose-bisphosphate aldolase, whose product MDSNQQLLKNIAAQLMANDKGLLAMDESTATCNKRFADLGIPQNEEYRRKYRELIVTTPGLEESISGAILFDETIRQRAKDGTLLIDILKNKGIIPGIKVDEGTIPMAGFPGEKITEGIDKLPERLKEYHEMGAQFAKWRAVITIGQDLPTATSIKANAYLLARYAALCQEAGLLPIVEPEVIMDGDHSLKVCAQVTTEVLHAVFNALYQHRVDLECMILKPNMVLPGKDASAQNSAEEIANATISCFLRCVPAAVPVIAFLSGGQAAELATQRLNAMHQMFDKVMPWKLTFSFSRAVQQPALEIWKGNDQNIVTAQKALAHRAACNRQANRGEYTADSEIQS is encoded by the coding sequence ATGGACTCAAACCAACAGTTGTTAAAAAATATTGCTGCCCAGTTAATGGCGAACGATAAGGGCCTATTGGCAATGGACGAGAGTACGGCAACCTGCAACAAGCGGTTTGCTGATCTGGGAATTCCACAAAATGAAGAATACCGCCGCAAATACCGGGAGCTTATCGTAACCACCCCAGGTCTGGAAGAAAGTATCAGCGGAGCCATTTTGTTTGATGAAACGATAAGGCAACGTGCAAAAGATGGTACATTATTGATAGACATATTAAAAAACAAAGGCATTATTCCCGGGATTAAAGTAGACGAAGGCACCATACCTATGGCTGGCTTTCCCGGAGAAAAGATCACCGAGGGCATTGATAAACTACCTGAACGTTTAAAGGAGTACCATGAAATGGGCGCACAGTTTGCTAAATGGCGCGCAGTTATCACCATCGGCCAGGATTTACCGACTGCAACAAGTATTAAAGCAAATGCTTACCTGTTAGCCCGTTATGCTGCGCTTTGTCAGGAGGCCGGTCTGTTACCTATTGTTGAGCCAGAAGTAATTATGGATGGCGACCATTCGCTTAAAGTTTGCGCCCAGGTAACCACAGAAGTACTACACGCAGTTTTTAATGCTTTGTACCAGCACCGCGTTGATTTAGAATGTATGATATTGAAACCCAACATGGTTCTGCCAGGCAAAGATGCGTCAGCGCAAAACAGCGCAGAGGAAATTGCCAACGCTACAATTTCCTGCTTTTTGAGGTGTGTTCCGGCGGCGGTACCAGTAATCGCATTTTTATCAGGCGGACAAGCTGCCGAACTTGCTACACAAAGGCTGAATGCCATGCACCAGATGTTTGATAAAGTAATGCCCTGGAAGCTTACCTTTTCTTTTTCGCGTGCGGTTCAGCAACCTGCACTTGAGATCTGGAAGGGCAATGACCAAAATATAGTTACCGCGCAAAAGGCCTTAGCTCACCGTGCGGCCTGTAACCGCCAGGCAAATCGCGGAGAATATACAGCAGACTCGGAGATTCAATCTTGA
- a CDS encoding IS3 family transposase, whose protein sequence is MKKSHGLSQGKRSPRTHEWAKAIEELRPEHDVSILLDCKQMARSVFYYHRKRLNDDKYKHEKEEIASIYHLHKGRYGYRRVTAEMKNRGYSINHKTVQKLMGTLGLKCNIRKVSYRSYKGEVGKIAPNVLERDFEANLPNQKWATDVTQMNIKGEKIYLSPIIDMFNGEVISYSISKSPNMQMIDEMLYEAFDKVKDIRGLIFHSDQGWQYQHYGYRKALEKHGIIQSMSRKGNCLDNALAESFFGILKTELLYKQSFETAEEFITSLKEYIHYYNNERIKNRLNGKSPVEYRALVQKT, encoded by the coding sequence ATTAAAAAAAGTCACGGCCTTAGTCAAGGAAAAAGAAGCCCGCGAACGCATGAGTGGGCAAAAGCCATCGAAGAACTAAGGCCCGAACATGATGTTTCAATTCTATTGGATTGCAAACAGATGGCTCGTTCTGTATTTTATTATCATCGCAAGCGCCTAAATGATGATAAATACAAGCATGAAAAAGAAGAGATCGCAAGTATATACCACTTGCATAAAGGCAGATATGGTTATCGGCGGGTCACCGCCGAAATGAAGAACCGGGGTTATAGCATAAATCACAAGACTGTCCAAAAATTGATGGGAACATTAGGCCTAAAATGCAATATCAGGAAAGTAAGTTATCGCTCATACAAAGGTGAGGTTGGTAAAATTGCCCCTAATGTACTTGAAAGGGATTTTGAGGCAAATCTGCCTAATCAGAAATGGGCTACGGATGTCACTCAGATGAACATTAAAGGGGAGAAGATCTATTTATCTCCTATAATTGACATGTTCAACGGGGAAGTCATTTCTTATAGTATTTCAAAATCTCCAAATATGCAGATGATAGATGAAATGTTATATGAGGCTTTTGATAAAGTGAAAGATATAAGGGGACTTATTTTTCACTCTGACCAAGGGTGGCAATATCAACATTATGGATATAGAAAGGCTTTGGAAAAACATGGAATTATTCAAAGCATGTCCAGAAAGGGAAACTGCTTGGATAATGCCTTGGCCGAAAGCTTCTTTGGGATCTTAAAGACAGAATTACTGTACAAACAGAGCTTTGAAACTGCGGAAGAATTTATAACTTCGTTAAAAGAATACATTCATTACTATAACAATGAAAGAATAAAAAACAGGTTAAATGGAAAGAGCCCGGTGGAATACCGAGCTCTCGTACAAAAAACTTAA